CGAAATCAAGCGCACCCAAATTTTCCTCCAGATGGTCCACCCGACTTGTCTTGGCAATCGTCACCACATGATCTTGGCTCACCAGCCAGTTAATAGCGATCTGCGTCGGGGTCTTGTTGTACTTGCGCGCCAATGCCTCTAGCGCCGGCGCGCCGGCCAGCGCTCCCTTTTCCATCGGCCGGTACGCCACCAACATCACATCCTCACTCTGACACTGTGCTAGCACTCCACGCCGCTCCGCCTCTCGAATCTGCACATTATAATGTACCTGATTGCACGCGAGTTTATGCGCGCTCGCCGCCTGCGCCGCCGCCAAGCGGGCCGGTGAAAAATTACTCACTCCAATATGGCGCACCAATCCTTCATCCACCAACGCATCCATAGCTCGCATCGTGTCTGTAATCCGTAGCCCCGGCGCCGGAAATTCGTGCAACAAGTACAAATCCACATAATCCATCCTCAGCCGCTCCAAGCTGGCCGCCAGAGCTCGCTTCACCCCGTCGTACGACTGGTGAACGCCGCTCACCTTCGTAGCCACCGTGAGCTTGCTCCGGTCAAATCCCTCCACCGCCCGCGCCAAGAGCTCCTCCGCATGCCCATCGCCGTAAACCTCAGCCGTATCAAGGTGTGTCACGCCCCGCTCCAGCGCCGCTCGGATCGCCGTCACCTCGCGTTCGTCGTGGCTGCGGTCAGCCTCCCAGCGCCCGCCCATTTGCCACAGTCCCAAGCCGTACACAGGCAATTCAAACCCGTTTGCTAGTCGTTTTGTCGGAATTTTCATGGCTCAATCATAGCATCGCGCCGCTACATCGAGTCCACCTACCAGCTCGAAATCACGGGCCTCTGCTCCCTATGCACTGAAAAATCCCGTTGACAACAGATATAGCATAAGCATAATACAGATAAGAGTATTAATCAGGAATACCCATGGCCTATTCCAAAATCAATTCCAAGGGACAGCAATATTATCTCCACATGAAGGACGTCACTCTCAAGGGTGGCCGTTTGCAGCGGATTTATTTCTTTGCACGCGAAGTTCGTGAAGGCGCCGTTGACGCGATGCCCGAGGGCTACACCGATGTCGAGAATCCTCGCACCGGCCTGCTCGTTCTCAAGAAGATCAACAAGGTCGCCAAGGCAGCCTGATGGTGATACGCTAAGGCGTATGGCTGACGCTCTGCTCGAAGTCAAAGATCTCCGCAAAACTTACGCCGACGGCTTTCAGGCCGTCAAGGGCGTAAGTTTTGCCGTCAAAAAAGGCGAAGTCTTTGGCATTCTCGGGCCCAACGGCGCCGGCAAAACCACGACCCTGGAAATGATCGAGGGCCTCCGGTCTATTACCTCCGGCAGTGTTACGCTCGATGGTCTCGACGTGCAGCGCCACCCCTATGAGGTCAAAGAGCGCATCGGCATTCAGCTCCAATCTTCGGCTTTCTTCCCCAATCTCAAGCTCGTCGAGCTGCTGGCCCTCTTCAATGACCTGTACGCGCAGTCCACCGACCCCCTTGAGCTGCTGCGCGAGGTCGGCCTCGAGGAAAAAGCCGATGCCAAAGCCAAAGAGCTATCCGGCGGCCAAGCCCAGCGCTTTAGCATCGCCACCACGCTCGTCAACAAGCCGCTGGCCGTGTTCCTCGACGAGCCCACCACCGGCCTCGACCCGCAGGCCCGCCGCAACCTTTGGGACCTGGTGGCCCAAATCAAGAAAAAAGGCACCACCGTCATCCTCACCACGCACTACATGGAAGAAGCGCAAATTCTCTGCGACCGCGTGGCGATCATGGATGAAGGCAAGATTATCGCTATGGACAGCCCCGAGCACCTTATCCGCCAACTCCTAGGTCGTGGCTTTAAGCCTCACACCAAGGTGCAGGCGGCTACGCTCGAAGATGTGTTTATCGATCTGACCGGAAAGGAGCTCAGGGACTAATTATGGCTATCAGTCGACGCTCATTTGTGGCCTTGCGCGGGCTCACCGTTGCTTCGCTCAAAATG
This genomic interval from Candidatus Saccharimonadia bacterium contains the following:
- a CDS encoding aldo/keto reductase, with amino-acid sequence MKIPTKRLANGFELPVYGLGLWQMGGRWEADRSHDEREVTAIRAALERGVTHLDTAEVYGDGHAEELLARAVEGFDRSKLTVATKVSGVHQSYDGVKRALAASLERLRMDYVDLYLLHEFPAPGLRITDTMRAMDALVDEGLVRHIGVSNFSPARLAAAQAASAHKLACNQVHYNVQIREAERRGVLAQCQSEDVMLVAYRPMEKGALAGAPALEALARKYNKTPTQIAINWLVSQDHVVTIAKTSRVDHLEENLGALDFAMEPDDVEWVRSEFPDQKGANGAVPLDHPGDVAPW
- a CDS encoding ABC transporter ATP-binding protein, coding for MADALLEVKDLRKTYADGFQAVKGVSFAVKKGEVFGILGPNGAGKTTTLEMIEGLRSITSGSVTLDGLDVQRHPYEVKERIGIQLQSSAFFPNLKLVELLALFNDLYAQSTDPLELLREVGLEEKADAKAKELSGGQAQRFSIATTLVNKPLAVFLDEPTTGLDPQARRNLWDLVAQIKKKGTTVILTTHYMEEAQILCDRVAIMDEGKIIAMDSPEHLIRQLLGRGFKPHTKVQAATLEDVFIDLTGKELRD